In the genome of Pusillimonas sp. T7-7, the window ACCCTTCATGCTGGTGGGCCTGGGCGCCTTGTTCCTGGGCGAGCGTATCACGCTCGACAAGATGTTGTGGCTAAGCCTGGCGTTTCTGGGGATGCTGGCCATTACGCAGCAGCACGGCGTGGCGCCGGCTTACGGCGCTGGCGCCTATCTGGCGGGCATCGCGCTGGCGTTGGGCGCTGCCTTTTTGTACGCGCTGGCTGCCATTCTGGTCAAGAAGCTGACGGGTACGCCGCCCCATTTGATTGCGTTAATTCAGGTCTGTACCGGTATTTTGCTCTTGGCCCCCTTTGCACAGGTCTCTGCCTTGCCGGATCAGCCGCCGGTGGCCTGGTTTACGCTGCTGGCGTTGGGAGTCGTGCATACAGGTCTGATGTACGTACTGCTCTATGGCGCGATCCAGAAACTGCCCACTTCCATAACCGGCGCTCTGTCATTCATTTACCCTATCGTGGCCATTCTTGTGGACTGGGTTGCTTTCGGGCACCGCCTGCAATGGATGCAATGGCTGGGCGTGGCAGTCATACTGCTCGCAGCTGCCGCCATGCAGCAAGGTTGGGGTTTAAGACGTCGTGCAGCGCTAATGCCCTAGTAAAAACCACTATGCCTATCTTGTTTGCAATAACCATTTTATTCATGATGCAGGCCGCGGGTGAGGTCCTGGCGCGGCTTACGGGCTTGCCTTTGCCTGGCCCGCTTATCGGTATGTTGCTGATGCTGGCCGCACTGATGGCATATGGCCGGGTGCCTGCCGGTTTGCGTGATACCTGCCACCATGTGCTCAGGCATCTAATGCTGCTTTTTGTGCCGTTGGTGGCGGGCATTATGATGTATTTCGGGCCGCTGGAGCGCGAGTGGATTCCGTTCCTGCTGGCTTGTATCGGTGGTGTCGCTCTGACGATTATCGTTACCGCCGTGACGCTGCGCTGGATGATACGGATCACGGGGCGTGAAGAATCATGAGCAACAACTTGCTTGCCGCATGGATCTATCTGGCCGATACGCCGCTATTTTGGCTGAGCCTCACCCTGGCAGCCTACTTGCTTGCCGCGATGGTTTATCAGCGCAGCGGGGGCAATCCGATATTGCTGCCCGTTCTGACTGCCGTCATTCTGGTCATTGCGTTTTTGTACGCAACCGATACGCCTTACCCGGTATACGCCAAGCACACCTGGTTGCTGCAGTTTTTGATAGGTCCGGCAACCGTGGCGTTGGCCATACCTTTGTATAGTCAACTGGGTCGTTTAAAACGCCTGTTTTTGCCTATCATGGTGGCATTGCTGGCCGGTTCCGCCTGTGCCATTTTGTCAGCCCTGGGCATCGCCTGGCTGATGGGCGCCAGCCTCCAGACACAGCTTTCATTAGGTCCCAAGTCGGCGACCATGCCCATTGCAATGGAAGTCGCCGCAATCAGCGGCGGCCTGCCATCGCTGACGACAGTGGCGGTTGCGATTACCGGTATTTCCGGCGCCATGATGACGGGTCAGCTGCTTAGACTGCTTAAAGTCCGTGATCCTGCTACCCAGGGTTTTGCCCTGGGGCTCAGCGCCCATGCCATAGGTGTGGCCCGGGCTTTCCAGGTCAATGAAACGGCCGGCGCCTTTGCTGCCCTGGGGATGGGGCTAAATGGTATCGCCACTGCTGTGCTGGTGCCTGTTCTGCTGTCTTTGCTGGCGCTTTTCTGACGCGGACGCTATGATTTTGTCATCATAAGCGCCTAGGCACGTACGCTACGTCGTCATGGCAGCAGGCATAACATCTAGAAAGGAGACCCCATGACCAGCATTTTTGATCAAGACTTGCCTCAAACGCCCGCCAACTATGCGGCAATGTCGCCGCTGTCCTTTATTGAACGTTCCGCCGCCACGTATCCGCAGCAACTGGCCGTGGTACACGGAACAGGCCCGCAGGCCTTGCGTCGCAACTGGTCCGAGCTGTATCGCCGTTGCCGGCAGCTTGCCAGCGCCCTGAGCAATTCAGGCATAGGCAAGGGCGACACCGTTGCCGTCATGCTGCCCAATACACCACCCATGGTCGAGGCTCACTTCGGCGTACCCATGGCCGGTGCGGTACTCAACACCATCAATACACGGCTCGATCCAAAGATGGTGGCTTTCATGCTCGACCATGGCGAAGCCAAAGTCGTGATCGTCGACCCCGAGTTTGCGCCTACCATAAGCAAGGCGTTGTCCTTGCGTACATCGTCCGCACCCATCAAGGTCATTGATGCGGCCGACAGCTTGTATACCGGATCCAACTCACCCATAGGCGATTTCGAGTACGAAGACTTTATTGCGGGCGGCGACCCTGAGTTCGCCTGGGAGCTGCCCGGCAACGAATGGGACGCCATTGCTCTGAACTATACCAGCGGCACGACCGGCAATCCCAAAGGCGTGGTCTATCACCACCGTGGCGCGGCTACGGCCGCCATCTCGAATATCCTGGAATGGGATATGCCCAAGCATGCTGTCTACCTGTGGACGCTACCCATGTTCCACTGTAACGGCTGGTGTTTTCCGTGGGCGGTGGCGGCACGCGCCGGTGTGAATGTATGCTTGCGCCGTGTCGAGCCCCAGGCCATTTTTGATGCCATACGCGAACACGGCGTCGATCATTATTGCGGTGCGCCCATTGTGCACGGCATGCTGGTCAATGCCCCAGACAGTCTCAAGCAAGGCGTTCCGCAAGGCGTCAAGGCCATGGTGGCAGGCGCGGCGCCACCCGCTTCCATGATAGAAGGCATGGAGCGCATGGGCTTCAATCTGCTGCACGTCTATGGCCTGACCGAAACCTACGGACCCGCCACGGTGTGCGCTCAACATCATAATTGGGGTGATCTCGACATAGGTGAACGGGCACGCCTGAATTCACGCCAAGGTGTCACTTACCACCTTGAGCGCGGTATTGCGGTCATGAACCCTGAAACCATGCAGTCGGTACCTGCCGATGGCGAGACCATGGGTGAAATCATGTTCCGCGGCAATATCACCATGAAGGGTTATTTGAAAAACCCCAAGGCCACGCAAGAAGCACTGTCGGGCGGCTGGTTCCATAGCGGTGATCTGGCGGTCATGGACCCGGATGGCTATATCAAGATCAAGGATAGAAGCAAAGACATCATTATTTCAGGGGGCGAAAACATTTCGTCCATCGAAGTGGAAGACATCCTGTACCGGCACCCTGATGTGTTGGCAGCAGCGGTGGTTGCACGTTCCGACCCGCGCTGGGGCGAAACGCCTTGCGCCTTCATTGAGCTGAAAGACGGCGCGCAGGCTACACCCGAGTCCATTATCGAGCATTGCAAAAAGCATATGGCGAGCTTTAAGGTGCCACGCAAAGTGGTGTTTTGCGAGCTACCCAAAACCTCTACAGGCAAGATACAGAAGTTCGAATTGCGTAAGCAGGCGGAAGCCCTGGAAACGGCTGCTGCTCAATAGAGAGGCCTTATCTTCGCGGCTCTCGGGGTACACTCGCACCAGGGCCTGCCGACACCGTTCAAGGAGTCCTTGAGTCGCGTCGACAGGCCCTGGTGCATGGTTTTTGTTTACAGGATTTATATATGCCTTCATTTGATGTGGTTTCCGAGGTCGACAAGCACGAGCTGAGCAATGCTATCGACCAGGCCAATCGTGAACTGTCCACCCGTTTCGATTTCAAGGGTGTGGATGCCAAGTTTGAGCTTGATGGTTTTGTCGTGACGCAAACCGCGCCCAGCGTGTTTCAGCTGAATCAGATGCTCGATATTCTGCGTGGTCGCCTGACTGCCCGCAGCATCGATATACGTTGCATGGAAGTGGGCGACCCATTGGAAAATCTGGGCGGGGCGCGCCGCAAGGTTACGATCCGCCAGGGTATAGAGCAGGCCGTATCAAAAAAACTCATTGCTGAGCTCAAGGCTGCAAAACTTAAGGTCGAGGCGCAAATCAATGGCGAAAAACTACGGGTATCAGGCAAAAAACGTGACGACTTGCAAAACGCCATGGCGCTGATGCGCAAGTCAGACGTCGATCTGCCGCTGCAGTTCAATAATTTTCGCGACTAGGCTTTGCTGGCGCTGTTAAAGGCGTTAACAGCGCGTCAAACTCAAAGCGCGTCTATGCTGCGCAAGACCGCTGCAACTTCAGCCATGCCGGCTTCAGTCAGAGGAGCTTGCGGCGCCAAGGGTACGCCCACGTCGTAGCCTTGCAGGCTCAGGCCCCCCTTGATGCAGGCCGCCAGGTTGTATTTGGCGAATATCTGGTTCAGACGCCACAGGCTGCGTTGCAGCTCCATGGCTTCATTCCATTTCTGGGCCCGGCAAAGCTCGTACAGTTTGACGCTTTGCCGAGGCGCCACGCACGCGGGTCCGGCCATCCAGCCCTTGCCGCCTATCAGCATGACGGCAGCAGGTATGTGTGCACTTGCGGCGAATACCTCTATGCGGCCTTCGACCCGGTTCATGATGGACAGCAAGCGGCCGGTGTTCGAAGAAGCGTCTTTGATGCCGCGTATATTGGGTATGTGGCTGAGCCGTTCGATTGTGGGTATGCTCAGGTCGCTGCGTTGGAAGTTTGGGTTGGTATAGATGACCACGGGTAGCGATGTGGCATCGGCAATCGCCTTGAAATATTTGTAGACCCCATCATCGTCCACAGGAAAGTACGCTTCCATGATGGCCAGGATGCCGTTGGCGCCCATGGCTTCGTAGCGGCGCGCCTGCTCTTGTGCATCGCGTATGGTTGTAGAGGCCACACCGGGCACCACCGGCACCTTGCCTGCCGCGGCTGTCACTACGGTCTGGACCACTTCGGAACGCTGTTCGGCATTCAAATAGGCAAACTCGCCGGTTGATCCCAACGGGGCCAGCCCATGCACTCCGGCGGCGATCAGATCGTGGCACAGGCGGGTAAGCACAGCCTGTTTGACCAGGCCCTGATGGTTGATAGGCGACACCAGATAGGGAAAAACACCGTGGAACTCTTGCTCTTGGCCTTTGGGCATGGCGACCTCTGACTCAGTGGATGACTGCAGGACTGGGGTATATCGGCACGATAATACCCCGACCCGGGCTTCAGGGTTTCAGCCGATAGCCTGTGCGGAATATCCAGGCAACAAGCACCAGGCACAATCCCAGAAAGAACAAGGTCATGCCCAGGCTCACATATATGTTGACATCGGCAATACTGTAAAAGCTCCAGCGGAACCCGCTGATCAAATAGACTACCGGGTTGAACAGGGTAACGGTTTGCCAGAAGGGCGGCAGCATGTCGATGGAGTAAAAGCTGCCACCCAGGAAAGTCAGGGGAGTGACGATCAGCAGGGGTACGATTTGCAGCTTTTCGAAGCCATCGGCCCAGATGCCGATGATGAAGCCGAACAAACTGAAGGTCAGCGAAGTCATCACCAGGAAAAAGAGCATCCAGACCGGATGATCGATACGGAGCGGCACAAAGAACGTGGCGGTGAGCAGGATGATGGCTGCCAGAATAATCGACTTTGTGGCGGCTGCGCCCACATAGCTGATCGTGATTTCCATATACGATATCGGGGCGGAAAGCAGCTCGTATATGGTGCCGGTGAATTTCGGAAAGTAAATGCCGAACGATGCATTGGATATGCTTTGCGTCAGCAATGAAAGCATGACCAGACCGGGCACGATAAAAGCGCCATAGCTGATGCCTCCGACTTCCGTGATGCGGTTGCCGATTGCGGCGCCAAACACCACGAAGTACAGCGATGTGGATATGACCGGCGCAATAATGCTTTGCATCAGGGTGCGCCACGTTCTGGCCATTTCAAAAAGATAAATGGCGCGCATGGCGTGAATATTCATGCTGAGCTCCGTACCAGTTTCACAAAAATTTCTTCAAGCGAGCTCTGCTTGGTTTGCAAGTCCTTGAATGCTATGCCCGCTAGGCCCAGGTCTTTGAATAGCGCAGCCATGTCGTTGTGCTCGTGCTGTGTATCGTAGGTGTAGATGATTTCGCATGCATCGTCCGACAGCGCCAGTTGGTAATCGGCCAGGCTTTGCGGAATAGCTTGCAGGGGTTCGTGCAGTTGCAGCGTCAATTGCTTCTTGCCCAACTTGCGCATGAGTTCCTGTTTGCCCTCGACCAGCAGGATCTCGCCATTGTTGATGACACCGACCCGATCGGCCATTTCTTCGGCCTCTTCGATGTAGTGGGTGGTAAGAATGACTGTGACGCCGGTATCGCGCAATGATCGCACGACCTCCCACATTTCTTTGCGCAGCGAAACGTCCACGCCTGCCGTAGGCTCGTCCAGAAACAGAATCTGCGGTTCGTGCGAGAGAGCCTTGGCGATCAATACACGTCGCTTCATGCCGCCCGAGAGCGTAATCAACTGATTGTCTTTCTTGCTCCATAAAGACAACTGGCGCAGGATTTTTTCTATGTGCGCCGGGTCGGCGGGCTTGCCGAACAAGCCGCGGCTGAAACTGACAGTGGCCCAGACGGTTTCGAAGGCGTCGGTAGTGAGTTCTTGCGGCACCAGGCCGATTTTCGAGCGCGCGGCGCGGTAGTTCTTGACTATGTCGTGGCCATCGGCGGTGACGGTGCCGCCACTGGGCTTGGCCAGGCCGCAGATGATGCTGATCAGCGTGGTCTTGCCTGCGCCGTTGGGGCCCAGCAGTGCGAAGATCTCGCCCCGGTGGATTTCCAGGTTGACGCCCTTGAGCGCCTGAAAACCCGAGGCATAGGTTTTATCAAGATTCGATACGGTAATAATGGGGGGCATGAAAAGATTCCAGCTGTTCTGCGACACAATTGCTATGGTACACAGCGGCCTGTTGCGCTATCGTATATTAAACGGATATTTTTCTTCATGAATGCTCCCGACCATAATCTGTCGTTGCTCACGACGACGCAAATGGCGCAAGCCGATCAGGCCGCCATTCAATCCGGGATCAGCGGCATTGCCCTGATGGAGGCGGCAGGCGCGGCGGTGGCTGACGCCGTGAATTCACGTTGGGGACGCAGGCCCGTAACGATACTGTGCGGGCCCGGCAATAATGGCGGCGACGGCTTTGTGGCCGCCCGTCACCTTAGGGATGCGGGCTGGCCGGTACGCTTGGGTTTGCTGGGTGGCAAGGCCTTGCTGAGCGGTGATGCAGCCCACCATGCCCAATTATGGGGTGACGAAGTTCAGCCCCTGACTCCCGCATTGCTCGATGGAGCCGGCCTGGTCATCGATGCCTTGTTTGGCGCGGGTTTGTCGCGTCCATTGAGCGGCGCTGCGGCCACCACCGTTGCCGCACTGATCGAATGCGGGCTTCCGGTTTGCGCTGTTGATGTTCCCAGCGGTCTGGATGGCAATACCGGCCAAGTACTGGGCCTGGCGGCGCCAGCAAGCCTCACGGTCACCTTCTTCCGGAAAAAGCCAGCTCATGTGCTTTTTCCAGGCAGGCAGTTGTGCGGAGACGTTCAAGTGGCCGATATCGGCATTCTGGATTCGGTACTCGACTCGCTGCCTCTCGCCACCTTCCAGAACGGCCCAGGTTTGTGGCTGTCGCGCTATCCCTGGCCAGCGTTGGAAGGGCATAAGTACCAGCGCGGACACGCCCTGGTTGTGGGCGGGCGGCTCATGACAGGGGCGGCCAGGCTGGCGGCCATGGCTTGTGCACGAGTAGGCGCCGGTCTGGTCAGCATAGCTGCCCCGGCAGCGGTCTGGCCTGTTTATGCCAGCAATATGACCAGCATTATGGTGCACTTGCTGCGTGAGTCGGGTGCGCTGGACGAAATCCTGACTGACGGGCGCATCAATGTTCTTGTGGTGGGTCCCGGGGCAGGCGTATCGGACCTGACTCGCACGCATGCACTGCAGGCCCTGGCCAGCGGCAGGTCCGTCGTGCTCGATGCCGATGCCATCAGTGTATTCGGCTCTGATCCACAAGCCTTGTTCGCTGCGGTGGCGGGGCCTTGCGTGCTGACGCCGCACGAAGGCGAGTTCAACCGGCTGTTTTCGACCGGCGGCCATAAGCTCGACAAGGCGCGTCAGGCGGCGTGCATCAGCAGTGCAGTGGTGGTGCTCAAGGGCGCCGACACGGTAATTGCCGCGCCTGACGGGCGTGCGGTCGTCAATACCAATGCCCCTCCTTATCTGGCTACCGGCGGCACGGGCGATGTGCTGGCGGGCCTGATTGCCGGCCTTATGGCTCAGGGCATGGCGGCTTTCGATGCAGCAGCGGCCGGCGTCTGGCTGCATGGCGAGACGGCCAGGCTGTTCGGGCCCGGGCTGTTGTCCGAAGATCTGCCCGGCATGCTGCCCCGCGTTCTGCGGCGCCTGTTGCGGCATGACCTATCGCGTTAAACTCCCGAAATCACATTACAAGAGCTTTTCATGTCTGATGTCATTGCCTTGATTTTCGATTTTGACGATACGCTTGCACCCGACAGCACCTCAGGGTTTCTGGCTGACATGGGAGTCGATGTCGAGCAGTTCTGGACGGACCGCGTGGGGCCCTTGCTGTTCGAACAAGACTGGGATCCGGTCCCGGCCTATCTGTACCAGATGATAGCGCTGTCCGATTCCGCAAGCCACGGTCTCATCACACGTGAGCGCCTGGAAGATTGGGGCAGGCGTTTGCCCTTGCATGCAGGGGTCGAGACCTTGTTCAGCCGATTGCGTGAAATGGTCAAGGCTCAGCATCCGCAGGTGCAGCTTGAGTTTTACCTGATTTCCAGCGGCATAGGCGATGTTGTGCGCCAGACGCCTGTTGCACACGAGTTCACCGACATCTGGGCTTCAGAATTTATGTATGACCGGGCCGGGGCGATTCGTTTTCCCAAACGGGTGGTCAGCTTTACCGACAAGACGCGCTACTTGTTTCATATACAAAAAGGCATTGTTGGCCCGTCCTCGCGCAACAAGCCTTTTGAAGTCAACCGCAAGATTGCACCAGACAAACTGCGCATTCCCTTCGAGCAGATGATTTTTGTGGGCGACGGCTATACCGACATTCCTTGTTTTTCGCTTATACGCCGCTCCGGCGGCGTAGCTTTTGGCGTGTGGGACCCTCGTCATCGCGACAAACGAAGCCGGGCCTGGGGGTTTATCCAAGAGGGCCGTGTCTCCAATTTGAACCAGGCGCGCTATGACGACGAGGCCGAGCTGTACCAGTGGCTCGAAGAGGCGGTGGAAAGCCTTGCAGGCCGCATTTCCCTGAACAATCGGATTTATCGTGGTTGACGATTCTGCAATGCGGCTGGCCCTTGAGCAGGCGGAACTGGCCTATGCCGCGGGCGAGGTGCCTGTGGGCGCCGTGGTGCTGGATGCGCAGGGGCAACTGATAGGCGCGGGCTCCAACCGCACGATAGGAGCTCACGACCCCACCGGACATGCTGAAATCGTTGCCTTGCGGGCAGCGGCGGCGCATGTTCGCAATTACCGCCTGCCTGGCGCCAGTCTTTACGTGACGCTGGAACCCTGCGCCATGTGCATGGGAGCGATGCTGCATGCGCGGCTGGCTCGTGTTGTGTACGGGGCGGTCGACCCCAAAACAGGCGCTTGTGGCAGCGTACTCAGCGTGCATACCGTGCCGCAGCTGAATCACCAGACCGCCGTCGAAGGCGGGGTGCTGGCCGAGGAATGCGGGGAACTGCTTCGGCGCTTTTTCCGTGAAAGGCGTGCCCAGGCAAAAACTGCACCGGCGGCCTGAGCGCTGCGCCAGATACCTTGCATAAGCCGGGCGGCCAACCCGCATGTATTAATATTCGCCGGTTGTCTTTAATTCCAATACAGGTTCAACCATGACCCAGCAGCAACATGAGCACGACCATCATCATGACCATCACGCGCATTCTCATAGCAAGCCAGGTGGCATCTACCTGATTTCCCCCTCTGGTGCGGTGGCCGATGCGACCACGCTGGATCTGGCGCGTCAACGGCTTGCGGACCTGGGCTTCAAGACAGTCGTCGATCGCACGGCCTTGGCTGTACACGAGCGCTTTGCGGGCACCGACAAGCAGCGCCTCGCCGCCATTGCCCGTTCACTCAAGCAAAAACATCCCATCGTCATGACCACGCGTGGCGGGTATGGGCTTAACCGGCTGCTGCCGTTCATAGACTGGGAGCAGGTGGCCGACAGCGAAAAAATATTTGTAGGCCTGAGCGACTTCACGGCTTTCAATCTGGCGTTGTTGGCCAAGACCGGGGCCAGTAGCTATACCGGCCCAACCGCAATATTCGACTTTGGCGCCAAGAAACTCGACGAGCTGACGGCCGCGCTGTTTGTGGAAAGCATGCATCAAGAGCTGGAAATCCTGAGTTTTGAAACCCAAGATGCCGATCCCGTTGATGCGCGGGGCGTATTGTGGGGCGGTAATCTGGCCATGGTCGCGTCCCTGATCGGCACGCCTTACATGCCCAAGATCCGGGGCGGCATCCTGTTTCTGGAAGATATAGGCGAGCATCCTTATCGTATTGAGCGCATGCTGACCCAGCTTTTGCATGCGGGCATACTTGGGCGCCAAAAGGCCATTGTGTTGGGCCGTTTCACCGAATACCGGCTGGGTGGCGCCGACAGGGGCTACGATCTGCCGTCCACCGTTGCGTGGCTGCGTTCTGCCGTCAAGGTGCCGGTCATCACAGGTTTGCCCTATGGCCATGTCAAGGTCAAGGCCACTTTACCCATAGGAAAAAAGGTAGGTATCGCCACCGAGCCGGGCATGGCGCATTTGGTGCTTGAAGAGCATTTTTAACAGCGGCTTGTTAAACTAGCAGGTTGTATTCCTTTCTTATGTGAACGGCACCCTGTGATATCCACCGCAAATCTTACTATTCAGTTTGGTCCCAAGCCCTTGTTCGAAAATGTCAGCGTCAAGTTTGGCGAGGGCAACCGCTATGGCCTGATTGGGGCCAATGGCTCGGGCAAGTCTACCTTCATGAAAATCATTGGGGGTGACCTGGAGTCATCTGCCGGTAATGTCTCGCTGGAACCCGGGGTCCGCCTGGGTAAGCTGCGCCAGGATCAGTTTGCCTACGAAGATACTCGGGTATTGGATGTGGTCATGATGGGCCACGAGGAAATGTGGCAGGTAATGGCCGAGCGTGATGCCATCTATGCCAATCCCGATGCGACCGAAGACGACTACATGCATGCGGCCAACCTCGAGGCCAAGTTCGCTGAATACGACGGCTACACTGCCGAGGCGCGTGCAGGTGAGTTGCTGCTGGGCCTGGAAATTCCCGTAGAGCAGCATCAACAGCCCATGCGTGAAATCGCTCCGGGCTGGAAACTGCGGGTGTTGCTGGCACAGGCGCTGTTCTCGAATCCCGATGTATTGTTGCTGGATGAACCCACCAACAACCTTGACATCAATACGATTCGGTGGCTGGAGGACGTGATCAACAGCTATCAAAGCACCATGATCATTATCAGCCACGATCGTCACTTCCTGAATCAAGTGTGCACGCATATGGCTGATCTGGACTACCGCGAGCTGCGCATCTACCCGGGCAATTACGACGACTACATGCTGGCCTCCACTCAGGCGCGCGAGCGCCAGAGCGCCGCCAATGCCAAGGCCAAAGAACGTGTTTCCGAGCTGCAGGATTTTGTGCGCCGCTTTGCCGCCAATAAATCCAAGGCCAGGCAGGCTACCTCCAGACTCAAGCAGATTGACCGCATCAAGGCCAGCGCCGTCGAAGTCAAGCCCTCGTCGCGCCAGAATCCTTATATACGCTTTGAGCAAAATAAAGTCCTGCACAGGCTGGCGGTCACCATAGAAGGTATCAGCAAGTCTTACGATCACCAGGTTATCAAGCCATTCTCGGCCATGGTTGAAGCCGGCCAGAAGGTGGCTATCGTGGGCGCCAACGGTGTTGGTAAAACCACCTTGCTGCGCATGCTGGCCGGCAATCTTCAGCCCGATACGGGCAGTGTCAAATGGTCCGATAGCGCCGATCTGGGTTATATGGCCCAAGACGTGTCCGATCAGTTCCAGTCCGACAAGAATCTGTTTGACTGGCTGGGCGACTACCGCCAGCCTGGTGATGACGATCAGTCCATGCGTTCGGTCCTGGGCCGTCTGCTGTTTTCAGGCGACGAGATCGGCAAGGAAGTGCATGTGCTGTCTGGCGGTGAAAAAAACCGCATGAGCTTTGGTCGCCTGATGCTGGGGCGCCATAACGTCATGCTGCTCGACGAGCCCACCAACCACCTCGATATGGAATCGATCGAGTCCCTGCAGTTCGCCCTTGAGCTTTATGCCGGCACACTGTTCTTTGTGTCGCACGACCGTGAGTTTGTATCGGGCCTGGCAACGCGCATATTGGAAATCATGCCGGGCGGCGAGATCGTCGATTACCACGGCACTTACGACGAATACCTGTCCTCGCGCGGTATCGAAGCCTGACCACGCCACCGCGTCGCCATGCCAAGCACCCTGAGCAGCCTGGCCACCTACCAGGAAGACATCAAGAAAAGCCGCTTTATCGCCTTGGCCGACAAGGTGGACAGCCCTGCTCAGGCGCTGGATTTCTTTGCTGCGCACAGCGTTGC includes:
- a CDS encoding LD-carboxypeptidase; its protein translation is MTQQQHEHDHHHDHHAHSHSKPGGIYLISPSGAVADATTLDLARQRLADLGFKTVVDRTALAVHERFAGTDKQRLAAIARSLKQKHPIVMTTRGGYGLNRLLPFIDWEQVADSEKIFVGLSDFTAFNLALLAKTGASSYTGPTAIFDFGAKKLDELTAALFVESMHQELEILSFETQDADPVDARGVLWGGNLAMVASLIGTPYMPKIRGGILFLEDIGEHPYRIERMLTQLLHAGILGRQKAIVLGRFTEYRLGGADRGYDLPSTVAWLRSAVKVPVITGLPYGHVKVKATLPIGKKVGIATEPGMAHLVLEEHF
- a CDS encoding ABC-F family ATPase yields the protein MISTANLTIQFGPKPLFENVSVKFGEGNRYGLIGANGSGKSTFMKIIGGDLESSAGNVSLEPGVRLGKLRQDQFAYEDTRVLDVVMMGHEEMWQVMAERDAIYANPDATEDDYMHAANLEAKFAEYDGYTAEARAGELLLGLEIPVEQHQQPMREIAPGWKLRVLLAQALFSNPDVLLLDEPTNNLDINTIRWLEDVINSYQSTMIIISHDRHFLNQVCTHMADLDYRELRIYPGNYDDYMLASTQARERQSAANAKAKERVSELQDFVRRFAANKSKARQATSRLKQIDRIKASAVEVKPSSRQNPYIRFEQNKVLHRLAVTIEGISKSYDHQVIKPFSAMVEAGQKVAIVGANGVGKTTLLRMLAGNLQPDTGSVKWSDSADLGYMAQDVSDQFQSDKNLFDWLGDYRQPGDDDQSMRSVLGRLLFSGDEIGKEVHVLSGGEKNRMSFGRLMLGRHNVMLLDEPTNHLDMESIESLQFALELYAGTLFFVSHDREFVSGLATRILEIMPGGEIVDYHGTYDEYLSSRGIEA
- the tadA gene encoding tRNA adenosine(34) deaminase TadA; the encoded protein is MRLALEQAELAYAAGEVPVGAVVLDAQGQLIGAGSNRTIGAHDPTGHAEIVALRAAAAHVRNYRLPGASLYVTLEPCAMCMGAMLHARLARVVYGAVDPKTGACGSVLSVHTVPQLNHQTAVEGGVLAEECGELLRRFFRERRAQAKTAPAA